From the genome of Glycine max cultivar Williams 82 chromosome 2, Glycine_max_v4.0, whole genome shotgun sequence, one region includes:
- the LBD10 gene encoding LOB domain-containing protein 21, with amino-acid sequence MKGYYEPRSSSSCAACKFLKRRCIPNCIFAPYFRSDECKKFAKVHKVFGASNVSKILVEVPEEQREDTVNSLAYEAEARLRDPVYGCIGAIALLQRKMVELQHDLAIAKDRLARYATAAATATTTPSNSTSHDAFFNGHVSLPPFPDFYTCADNFNNNNDNFCHTSSSQSSLTRHETVDDFIQTPYIF; translated from the coding sequence ATGAAGGGTTATTATGAGCCACGTTCAAGCTCTTCTTGTGCAGCTTGCAAGTTCTTGAAGAGAAGGTGCATACCCAATTGCATATTTGCACCGTACTTTCGCTCTGACGAGTGCAAGAAATTCGCCAAGGTGCACAAGGTGTTCGGGGCAAGCAATGTGAGCAAGATCCTCGTTGAGGTTCCTGAGGAACAGAGAGAGGACACGGTGAATTCACTTGCTTATGAGGCGGAAGCACGGCTTCGGGACCCGGTTTATGGATGCATTGGTGCCATAGCTCTGCTGCAAAGGAAGATGGTGGAGCTTCAACATGACCTTGCCATTGCTAAGGACCGTCTTGCTCGTTATGCTACTGCTGCTGCTACTGCTACCACCACCCCTTCTAATTCCACTTCTCATGATGCCTTCTTTAATGGCCACGTTAGTTTGCCACCCTTCCCTGATTTTTACACTTGTGCTgataatttcaataataataatgacaacTTCTGCCACACCTCTTCTTCTCAATCATCATTGACCAGACATGAAACGGTGGATGATTTTATTCAAACCCCATATATATTTTGA
- the LOC100793498 gene encoding U-box domain-containing protein 1 translates to MNNVLSAMMVSPGLLPSGTLLDSLIHVCNEVGSMEKFPLVHTRNVSTMIRRIKLLSSLFEEIQETDTPLPPSSILCLTELFSVIRRVKVLIQDCKDGSSLWSLIQLEFISNQFYVLVKEMGRALDILSLSLLNVTSDIKEQVELLHKQAKRAELLIDPRELHRREQLIQVMANNSLQNKKKKGLVDFGKVEEILSSIGLRTPSDYEEEISKLEAEAQNQAGTGGLIVVSNINNLISLMCYSKSMIFKEGESDTKEDCKPLSSFLYNKVYDSSSSSQSMTPNVPDEFRCPISLDLMRDPVIVSSGHSYDRISIAQWINSGHHTCPKSGQRLIHTALIPNYALKSLVQQWCHDNNVPVDEPTTEGNKNSSKKLKEDAVDHISANKAAADAVKMTAEFLVGKLATGSADIQRQAAYELRLLTKTGMVNRSVIAEVGAIPFLVTLLGSQDSRIQEHAVTALFNLSIFDNNKILIMAAGAVDSIVEVLESGKTMEARENAAASIYSLSMVDECKVQIGGRPRAIPALVELLKEGTPIGKRDAASALFNLAVYNPNKVSVVKAEAVPVLVELLMDDKAGITDDALAVLALLLGCSEGLEEIRNSRALVPLLIDLLRFGSVKGKENSITLLLGLCKQEGEVVARRLLANPRSIPSLQSLAADGSLRARRKADAVLRFLNRCCSQPHHCV, encoded by the coding sequence ATGAATAATGTTCTATCCGCGATGATGGTCTCCCCAGGCTTGTTACCATCAGGGACTTTGCTAGATTCTCTGATTCATGTGTGCAATGAAGTTGGCTCAATGGAGAAGTTTCCCTTGGTACACACAAGAAACGTTTCAACCATGATAAGGAGGATCAAACTTCTCTCTTCTTTGTTTGAAGAGATTCAAGAAACGGATACTCCACTCCCTCCTTCCTCGATCCTGTGTCTCACAGAACTCTTCTCTGTGATAAGAAGAGTCAAAGTTTTGATCCAAGATTGCAAGGATGGAAGTTCTCTTTGGAGTCTCATACAGTTAGAGTTCATATCCAACCAATTTTATGTGCTTGTTAAGGAGATGGGAAGGGCCCTTGATATCCTTTCCTTGAGTTTGCTTAATGTAACCTCAGATATTAAGGAACAAGTGGAGCTTCTTCACAAGCAAGCAAAGAGGGCTGAGTTACTCATTGATCCTAGAGAGCTTCACCGAAGAGAACAGCTTATACAAGTAATGGCCAACAACAGTTTacaaaacaagaagaagaaggggcTCGTTGACTTTGGCAAAGTGGAAGAGATATTAAGTAGCATTGGTTTGAGAACTCCATCAGATTATGAAGAGGAAATATCCAAGTTAGAGGCTGAAGCTCAGAACCAAGCTGGCACAGGAGGATTAATTGTTGTCTCCAATATAAACAATCTCATATCTCTGATGTGCTATTCCAAATCCATGATATTCAAAGAAGGAGAGAGTGATACAAAAGAAGATTGTAAGCCACTATCTTCATTTTTGTATAACAAAGTATATGATAGTTCTTCATCCTCTCAGTCCATGACACCTAATGTTCCTGATGAATTTCGTTGTCCAATTTCACTTGACTTAATGAGGGACCCGGTGATTGTGTCATCAGGGCACTCTTATGATAGAATCTCAATTGCACAATGGATAAACTCTGGTCATCACACATGCCCCAAAAGTGGGCAAAGGCTAATTCACACGGCTCTCATACCAAACTATGCATTGAAGAGCCTTGTTCAGCAATGGTGCCATGACAACAATGTTCCAGTGGATGAGCCTACCACCGAAGGAAACAAGAACAGCAGCAAGAAGTTGAAGGAAGATGCTGTAGACCATATTTCTGCAAACAAAGCCGCTGCGGATGCTGTCAAAATGACAGCAGAATTTCTAGTTGGAAAATTGGCAACTGGTTCTGCTGACATCCAAAGGCAAGCTGCATATGAGCTTCGGTTACTCACAAAAACTGGCATGGTTAACCGAAGCGTCATAGCCGAGGTAGGGGCTATTCCCTTTCTTGTAACACTCCTAGgatctcaagattcaagaatccaAGAGCATGCAGTGACAGCCTTGTTCAACCTCTCCATATTCGACAACAACAAGATTTTGATCATGGCAGCAGGAGCAGTTGACAGCATAGTGGAAGTACTTGAATCAGGGAAGACCATGGAGGCAAGGGAGAATGCAGCAGCATCAATATATAGTTTGTCTATGGTGGATGAGTGCAAAGTGCAAATTGGAGGAAGGCCAAGGGCAATACCTGCCTTAGTCGAACTCTTGAAAGAAGGAACTCCAATAGGGAAAAGAGATGCTGCAAGTGCACTGTTCAATCTTGCAGTTTACAATCCTAACAAGGTAAGTGTTGTTAAGGCTGAGGCAGTTCCTGTGCTGGTTGAGTTGCTTATGGATGACAAGGCTGGCATAACAGATGATGCTCTTGCTGTTCTTGCTTTGCTCCTAGGTTGCTCTGAGGGGCTAGAAGAGATAAGGAACAGTAGAGCATTGGTGCCACTTCTTATTGATCTTCTGAGATTTGGATCAGTGAAAGGGAAGGAAAATTCAATAACCCTTTTGCTAGGACTGTGCAAACAAGAGGGGGAAGTGGTGGCAAGGAGGCTCTTGGCAAATCCAAGGAGCATTCCTTCACTGCAAAGCTTGGCTGCTGATGGGTCTTTGAGAGCTAGGAGAAAGGCAGATGCAGTGCTTAGGTTTCTCAATAGGTGCTGCTCTCAGCCTCATCATTGTGTTTAG